A genomic region of Candidatus Bathyarchaeota archaeon contains the following coding sequences:
- a CDS encoding succinate dehydrogenase/fumarate reductase flavoprotein subunit — protein MEKHSHDIVIVGAGLAGMRAAVAAAEYSDKLDIAVISKLHPLRSHSVCAQGGTAAVMREKDSFDLHAFDTVKGADYLADQDVVEFFVRQAPKELILMEHWGCPWSRTPDGKIDQRPFGGHSYPRACYAADMTGFHEMHALYGKAVTYPNVKFYDEWFATSLIVEDYTVVGLTAIELKTGEMHAFQAKAVIMATGGHERIYEFTTFSHTTTGDGMAMAYRVGAPLEDMEFVQFHPTGLVPSGVLITEGARGEGGYLINAQGERFMKRYAPAMMEVAPRDVVARAEQTEILEGRGFQGPHGPYIALDLRHLGEEKINEKLPLIREVAIKLGGVDPVKELIPIRPAAHYSMGGIKANIRTETPIRGLYTAGECSCLSLHGANRLGSNSTAECLVFGAVAGEGAAKYAASASFREFPMEKALAEEKRVYDGILGSEGSERVPQLRDELRRLMNNKVWIFRTGEELKSALKEVKMLKERFKHIKVEDKGKIFNTGFTAALQLDFMLDLAEVTVISALARTESRGAHTRLDYPKRDDEKWLAHTLAYYTVDGPRLEYIPVTITKWQPAARKY, from the coding sequence TTGGAAAAACACTCTCATGATATAGTCATCGTTGGTGCGGGCTTAGCTGGTATGAGGGCTGCGGTGGCAGCTGCAGAATACAGTGACAAACTAGACATTGCGGTCATTTCTAAGCTTCACCCATTAAGGTCACATTCTGTCTGCGCTCAAGGCGGGACTGCTGCCGTAATGCGGGAGAAGGATTCATTTGATTTACATGCTTTTGACACGGTGAAGGGTGCTGACTACTTAGCTGACCAAGACGTTGTTGAATTCTTTGTTAGACAAGCGCCAAAAGAACTAATCCTCATGGAGCATTGGGGATGCCCATGGAGTCGCACGCCTGACGGCAAAATAGACCAACGGCCTTTCGGCGGCCACTCTTATCCAAGAGCTTGTTACGCAGCTGATATGACAGGCTTTCATGAAATGCATGCACTTTACGGTAAGGCTGTAACTTATCCAAACGTAAAGTTTTACGACGAATGGTTTGCAACGTCCCTCATAGTTGAAGATTACACTGTGGTTGGCTTAACGGCAATAGAGCTTAAAACTGGGGAAATGCATGCTTTTCAAGCAAAAGCTGTTATTATGGCGACAGGCGGTCATGAACGCATTTACGAGTTTACAACATTCTCCCACACCACAACAGGTGATGGGATGGCTATGGCCTACCGTGTTGGTGCACCGCTGGAGGACATGGAGTTCGTCCAGTTCCACCCAACGGGACTTGTACCTTCAGGTGTCTTAATAACAGAGGGCGCCCGAGGCGAAGGCGGCTACTTGATAAACGCTCAAGGTGAGCGTTTCATGAAGCGATATGCGCCAGCAATGATGGAGGTGGCTCCTCGGGATGTGGTTGCAAGGGCTGAACAGACGGAAATCCTTGAGGGAAGAGGCTTTCAAGGGCCTCACGGACCATATATCGCTTTGGACCTCAGACATTTAGGTGAGGAAAAAATCAACGAGAAGCTGCCTTTGATACGTGAGGTAGCTATAAAACTTGGAGGAGTTGACCCCGTTAAAGAGCTTATCCCAATTCGTCCAGCAGCTCACTACTCCATGGGTGGAATAAAGGCCAACATTAGAACAGAAACTCCAATTAGAGGATTGTACACGGCTGGGGAATGCTCATGTTTAAGTCTGCATGGCGCGAATAGGCTTGGATCCAACTCAACAGCTGAATGTCTCGTTTTTGGAGCGGTTGCTGGTGAAGGAGCAGCAAAATATGCTGCGTCCGCGAGTTTCCGTGAATTTCCAATGGAGAAGGCTCTTGCCGAGGAGAAACGAGTTTACGATGGGATCCTTGGAAGCGAGGGCAGTGAAAGAGTCCCACAATTGAGGGATGAATTGCGGAGGCTTATGAACAACAAGGTTTGGATTTTCCGCACGGGCGAAGAGCTTAAAAGCGCTCTTAAGGAGGTTAAAATGCTTAAGGAACGATTTAAACACATAAAAGTTGAGGATAAAGGGAAAATCTTTAATACCGGTTTTACAGCAGCCCTTCAACTTGACTTTATGTTAGACCTAGCTGAGGTAACGGTAATAAGTGCTTTGGCAAGAACGGAATCCCGCGGTGCTCATACAAGGCTTGACTATCCGAAAAGAGACGATGAAAAATGGCTTGCCCACACATTAGCATATTACACAGTGGACGGCCCGAGGCTTGAATATATCCCAGTGACCATTACGAAGTGGCAACCCGCCGCCCGGAAATATTAG
- a CDS encoding pyridoxal-phosphate dependent enzyme, which translates to MSGKPNEIHLVELEKLHQHEEIDPEYLKELIKHIASKAVLEYAIVADEKTNVILDGEHRYNALKNLGCKMVPVVYVDYESPDIEVETWKNNYNLTKRDIIEAALAGKRFPPKTTRHMIKNEGVSVHISSIGKRVNVPLEILKSELKFIPLGTVKTAMHTDLKDVLQLYTKFLTTENVDTPLILDKKTKVLLYGYETFQALDLLSAEKAPALSVDINKVEVKTLNPQLETITKEAILEAGLKGKKLPSKSFTLLTEQVKINVPLKKLLKAEKPNKKVFNVYNGSLELLYESWPTPLVKLNSLSTSDRNVWAKLECFNPFSNSVKDRIAWYMIKESIERGELKQFLYEATSTNTGIALTSIANILGAKARLYIPMTVQKVSDIYLKVLGAEVVRLPVGLTVEAIGQVDSEAKVHGAAHLNQFENDANLKAHLKHTAREIDQQLISLGLKPSCIIGGVGTSGHMSAISIYFRAKYGDNIKIVGVQPAPNEVIPGIRRVETGMKWIHWTRFDEIIDVKKSEAIEAAIKIARKEGLLIGLSSGAVAHAFEKIAEEKGVYVLVFPDSGYKYAEQFEKYLSAQQKSR; encoded by the coding sequence ATGTCTGGAAAGCCCAACGAAATACACTTAGTAGAACTGGAAAAACTACACCAACATGAAGAAATAGACCCGGAATATCTTAAGGAATTAATCAAACACATAGCTTCAAAAGCAGTCTTAGAATACGCAATAGTCGCTGACGAAAAAACAAACGTTATCCTTGACGGTGAGCACCGCTATAATGCTTTAAAAAACCTTGGATGTAAAATGGTGCCTGTAGTTTACGTAGATTATGAATCGCCAGACATTGAAGTTGAAACATGGAAGAATAATTATAACTTAACAAAGCGCGATATAATAGAAGCTGCCTTAGCAGGTAAAAGATTTCCACCAAAAACAACACGACACATGATAAAAAACGAAGGCGTTTCAGTACATATATCATCCATCGGAAAAAGAGTAAACGTTCCACTAGAAATCTTGAAAAGCGAACTTAAATTTATCCCGCTAGGAACCGTAAAAACAGCCATGCATACCGATTTAAAGGATGTTTTGCAGCTTTACACAAAATTCTTGACAACAGAAAACGTTGACACGCCACTGATCCTAGACAAAAAAACAAAAGTCTTGCTCTACGGTTATGAAACTTTCCAAGCATTAGACTTACTCTCAGCTGAAAAAGCGCCAGCATTAAGCGTTGACATCAACAAAGTAGAAGTAAAAACTTTAAACCCGCAACTTGAAACCATAACAAAAGAGGCGATTTTAGAGGCAGGTCTTAAAGGAAAAAAACTGCCATCTAAAAGTTTTACTCTTTTAACTGAGCAAGTCAAAATAAATGTTCCCTTGAAAAAACTGCTTAAAGCGGAAAAGCCGAACAAAAAAGTCTTTAATGTTTATAATGGCAGCTTAGAACTGCTTTATGAAAGTTGGCCAACACCGTTAGTCAAGCTAAATTCCCTTTCAACCAGCGATAGAAACGTTTGGGCAAAACTTGAATGCTTCAACCCTTTCAGCAACAGCGTTAAAGATAGGATAGCTTGGTACATGATTAAGGAATCTATAGAGAGAGGAGAGCTTAAACAATTTTTGTATGAAGCAACATCAACAAATACCGGAATAGCCCTAACCTCAATAGCAAATATTCTCGGAGCTAAAGCAAGACTTTACATCCCAATGACAGTACAAAAGGTAAGCGACATCTACCTAAAAGTCCTAGGAGCCGAGGTTGTCAGACTACCGGTTGGATTAACCGTAGAGGCTATAGGGCAAGTAGATTCAGAGGCAAAAGTTCATGGAGCTGCACACTTAAATCAGTTTGAAAACGACGCTAATCTTAAGGCGCACCTCAAACACACGGCAAGAGAAATAGACCAGCAATTAATAAGCCTAGGCCTAAAGCCCTCGTGCATTATCGGAGGTGTAGGAACCTCTGGCCATATGAGCGCCATATCCATCTACTTCAGAGCCAAATATGGAGACAACATCAAGATAGTCGGTGTACAACCAGCACCAAACGAAGTAATTCCTGGAATAAGAAGGGTGGAAACAGGCATGAAATGGATACATTGGACACGCTTCGACGAGATAATAGACGTAAAAAAGTCAGAAGCCATAGAGGCTGCGATAAAAATCGCAAGAAAAGAAGGCCTTTTAATAGGACTAAGCTCAGGCGCAGTTGCTCACGCCTTCGAAAAAATAGCCGAAGAAAAAGGAGTATATGTCTTAGTTTTCCCAGACAGCGGATATAAATATGCAGAACAGTTTGAAAAATACTTAAGCGCACAGCAGAAGAGCAGATAG
- the sdhB gene encoding succinate dehydrogenase iron-sulfur subunit, with protein MNSGVEKVVEFRIRRYDPDAKRSYISTYKVPIYRGTTVLDALNYIKENLDETLTFRHSCRMGICGSCAVNVNGKPMLACYTQVLDLNVDTVTVEPLSNLPVIRDLVVDIQPFFQKLRKIKTTLIKPPEAFKKPEEFFQSPEDLKKYWDLTLCTKCSACYSACPAAIDEKFLGPSALTANYRFIADSRDEGLDERLKVMADNVWLCTSCNSCTLFCPKLVNCANSVIEDRSLLIETGTLPRTVKDVLESVMKYYNPMGTHQSKRMAWAEGLNVKVYPNVTKADILYFVCCSTAYDIRNREVARAMATMLDKLSIDYATLGEEEWCCGDHILRMGEKGLFEMLAEHNAAIFQKFNANTILTVSPHCYNTFKNDKPYKDLGLNVQHYTQFLAEAIDKGKLKPSKPYPKRVAYHDPCFLGKRNQIYEEPRHILQSISGLELVEMKRTREASFCCGGGAGRVWTEEAEPEKRPCVNRVKEALELGAEVLAVACPFCITTLEDAVKVLEVEGKIIIKDILEILKETL; from the coding sequence ATGAACAGTGGAGTTGAAAAAGTTGTTGAATTCCGAATTCGCCGCTATGATCCAGACGCCAAAAGAAGCTACATTTCCACCTATAAAGTGCCAATCTACCGTGGAACAACAGTCCTTGACGCGCTCAACTATATCAAGGAGAATTTGGATGAAACTTTAACTTTTAGACACTCGTGCAGAATGGGAATTTGCGGAAGCTGCGCCGTAAACGTCAACGGTAAGCCCATGCTGGCATGCTACACGCAAGTATTGGACTTAAACGTTGATACCGTGACTGTTGAACCACTGTCAAACCTTCCAGTTATAAGAGACTTAGTTGTGGATATTCAGCCCTTCTTCCAAAAACTTAGAAAAATCAAAACAACACTTATTAAGCCACCAGAAGCCTTCAAAAAACCAGAAGAGTTCTTCCAGTCTCCGGAAGACCTTAAAAAATACTGGGATTTAACGCTCTGCACTAAATGTTCAGCTTGCTATTCTGCTTGCCCAGCAGCCATAGATGAAAAGTTCCTCGGCCCCTCGGCGTTAACGGCCAACTACAGGTTTATCGCCGATTCAAGAGATGAAGGCTTGGATGAGAGGCTTAAGGTTATGGCTGACAACGTTTGGCTCTGTACTTCATGCAATTCATGCACACTTTTCTGTCCAAAACTTGTCAATTGCGCAAACTCTGTGATTGAAGATCGCAGCCTCCTTATTGAAACGGGAACTCTTCCGAGAACGGTTAAGGATGTTCTAGAAAGCGTTATGAAATACTATAACCCTATGGGAACTCACCAGAGCAAAAGAATGGCATGGGCTGAAGGCTTAAACGTTAAAGTGTACCCAAATGTGACTAAGGCTGATATACTCTACTTCGTCTGCTGCTCAACAGCCTATGATATACGAAACCGTGAAGTCGCCAGAGCCATGGCAACAATGCTTGACAAGCTAAGCATCGACTATGCAACTTTAGGCGAAGAAGAATGGTGCTGTGGAGACCACATCCTACGCATGGGCGAGAAAGGCTTATTTGAAATGCTCGCAGAGCATAACGCAGCTATTTTCCAGAAGTTTAACGCGAACACCATTTTAACAGTTTCACCCCACTGCTACAACACATTCAAAAACGACAAGCCCTACAAGGACTTGGGATTAAACGTCCAACATTACACACAGTTTTTGGCTGAAGCCATAGACAAAGGCAAGCTTAAACCATCAAAACCGTATCCAAAGCGGGTTGCCTATCATGACCCATGCTTCCTTGGAAAACGCAACCAAATCTACGAAGAACCAAGGCACATACTCCAGTCGATAAGCGGCCTAGAACTTGTCGAAATGAAACGTACAAGAGAAGCAAGCTTCTGCTGCGGCGGTGGAGCGGGCAGAGTGTGGACAGAGGAAGCTGAACCGGAAAAAAGACCATGTGTGAACCGTGTCAAAGAAGCCTTAGAGCTTGGCGCAGAAGTCTTAGCGGTGGCATGCCCATTCTGCATAACAACTCTTGAAGATGCTGTAAAAGTTCTGGAAGTAGAAGGC